The sequence CGTTCTTTGGGAGTGGAAACCATCTTTGCAGCATTGGCATATTTTTCCAATGCCTCGCATGCTCGAAGAATTGCAAAATTGAGATAATCACTAATCGCCTGATTATTGGAAAATTGCCATAGTGCAGGCTTTTTATTTTTGTCCCGAATTTTCGCCTGCGCTGTTTTGGACGGAGATGATTGAGAAGTTGAATTCATTTTTCAGCACCTTCACCTAATGTTAAATTAGCCATTTTGCTTCATTTTATTCGTTAAAAGAATTGGTAATCGATTTCTGCAGGCAACCACCGAGCCACCGATCCGGAATATATCGCAGCAAAAACGAAAAGAGACCGACGTTGGCTTCTTATGCTGCAGGGTTAGCATGAATCAATTCCAGCTGCATCGATTCGAACGCCTGGGCAATGTCTGCACTACCCCATAATCGAACCATACCGATAGGTAGCAATTTTTATGCCATCACCAATGAAGAATAAAAGCTATAAAAAGCAAGAAGTGGAGTCGGAGGTTTGCATTTCTTAGAAAAATAATTTGCATTCTTTGGAAGGTCTTTTTATTTCCGGTTTCCGGTCACCCCTGGTTCACTTTCAATCTGTTCTTAATTTCATCAGCTCGATACTCAGCCTTGTCTCTGATCATCCAGCCGACACCGGTAAGCTGATTTCGACCGTTAATCCCGGCTGTGGATCGTTGTTAAACAGGCTGATTTTTCCACCATGATGTTCGACGGTATTTTTCACGATACTCAAGCCGAGTCCGGTGCCTCCCTTCCGGGTGGTAAAAAAGGGATCGAAAACGTGCTGTAAATCTTTCTGTCCGATTCCCGACCCGGTATCACAAAACTGGATACGCACATAGTGCTCGTCTTTATCCGACACCTTTATTGTAATCGCGCCATCATCATTCATATGCTGTTCAGCATTATCCAGCAAATTCAGAAATACCTGCTGAAGCTTTGTTGTATCCACATTGACTTTAATATCTTCCGACCGGGGGATGGCCATCATTTTCACCCTTTCATTTCGCTCCAGGGCCACCTGTTGCCAGTTCGTGACGGCATCGGATAAAAGATTTGATACGGAAACCTCATGTAAATCATCTTTCCGCAGGGGCCTCCCAAGGGCCAGAAGATCTTCCATCAACGTTGAGAGCCTGTCAATCTGATTTTTGATATGTTTCATATATTGCTCATATTCACTATCGTCTCCAATGCGTTTGAAAAGTGCCTCACTGAGCGCCATTAATGCATTGAGCGGATTTCTGACTTCATGAGCAACACCAGAGGTCAGCTGCCCTAAAAGTTTCATTTCCCTCGATTGAAGCATCTGACGTTCCATCCTTCGCCTTGAAATCTCGTAGGCGATATAACGGGCAAATATTTCTATCAGATGTAT comes from Chitinivibrionales bacterium and encodes:
- a CDS encoding GAF domain-containing protein, yielding SIKTIHELVVLNITNIIKAQSVVIYQFHDDKAINLTRCRDGVLYHEKESLVPCSACKVILAHGRSSQITGNLTREFSDSCCFASSDYRSYIGIPIRSYSSNPVGMICVMRREEKPFYEYEIHLIEIFARYIAYEISRRRMERQMLQSREMKLLGQLTSGVAHEVRNPLNALMALSEALFKRIGDDSEYEQYMKHIKNQIDRLSTLMEDLLALGRPLRKDDLHEVSVSNLLSDAVTNWQQVALERNERVKMMAIPRSEDIKVNVDTTKLQQVFLNLLDNAEQHMNDDGAITIKVSDKDEHYVRIQFCDTGSGIGQKDLQHVFDPFFTTRKGGTGLGLSIVKNTVEHHGGKISLFNNDPQPGLTVEISLPVSAG